A genome region from Chlorobaculum tepidum TLS includes the following:
- a CDS encoding CTP synthase, with product MARPKNVKHIFVTGGVISSLGKGILSASLGLLLKSRGLRVAIQKYDPYINVDPGTMSPYQHGEVYVTDDGAETDLDLGHYERFLDEPTSQACNLTMGRVYKSVIDKERRGEYLGGTVQVVPHVIDEIKEKMGDLAKNGSIDVLITEIGGTIGDIESLPFLEAMRQLKLELGEHNLLNIHLTFVPYIKAASELKTKPTQHSVKMLLETGIQPDILVCRSEKPLSREIKNKVGHFCNVHDLDVIGLNDCDTIYEVPLMLLKEQLDLRVMKKLGLKKFREPNLEYWKNFCEKVKHPKDGEITIGICGKYTEYPDAYKSIIESFIHAGASNDVRVLVKMLRAEDAEDPKFDISSAFKGISGLLVAPGFGDRGIEGKVRFVQYARENNIPFFGICLGMQCATIEFARNICDLPDANSTEFNKRTRFPVIDLMEHQKKVKEKGGTMRLGSYPCILKEGSKAHELYGKFLINERHRHRYEFNNQFRKLFEEKGMIFSGTSPNGDLVEIVELKNHRWFVAVQFHPELKSRVQKVHPLFDGFVHAAKEFAQGKRQLSLEVEMPRLSSTEMENAG from the coding sequence ATGGCGCGCCCGAAGAATGTAAAGCATATTTTTGTAACCGGCGGGGTGATCTCCTCTCTTGGAAAGGGCATCCTTTCTGCTTCGCTTGGCCTTTTGCTCAAGTCCCGCGGATTGCGCGTGGCGATCCAGAAATACGATCCCTACATCAACGTCGATCCCGGTACGATGTCGCCCTACCAGCATGGCGAGGTTTACGTGACCGACGACGGCGCTGAGACTGATCTCGATCTTGGCCACTACGAGCGCTTCCTCGACGAACCGACCTCGCAGGCCTGCAACCTGACGATGGGCCGCGTCTACAAGTCGGTCATCGACAAGGAGCGGCGCGGCGAATATCTCGGCGGTACGGTGCAGGTCGTGCCCCACGTGATCGACGAGATCAAGGAGAAGATGGGCGATCTGGCCAAAAATGGTAGCATCGATGTGCTGATCACCGAAATTGGCGGTACCATCGGCGATATCGAGTCGCTTCCCTTCCTCGAAGCGATGCGCCAGCTCAAGCTCGAACTTGGCGAGCACAATCTGCTCAACATCCACCTTACCTTCGTGCCGTACATCAAGGCGGCTAGCGAGCTGAAGACCAAGCCGACGCAGCACAGTGTCAAGATGCTGCTCGAAACCGGTATTCAGCCCGACATTCTGGTCTGCCGGAGCGAGAAGCCGCTGTCGAGGGAGATCAAGAACAAGGTTGGTCACTTCTGCAACGTTCATGACCTGGACGTTATCGGCCTCAACGACTGTGATACGATCTACGAAGTGCCGCTCATGCTGCTCAAGGAGCAGCTCGATCTGCGCGTCATGAAAAAGCTGGGGTTGAAGAAGTTCCGCGAACCCAATCTGGAGTACTGGAAGAACTTCTGCGAAAAGGTGAAGCATCCGAAGGATGGCGAGATCACCATTGGCATATGCGGCAAGTACACTGAGTATCCCGACGCCTACAAATCGATTATCGAATCGTTCATTCATGCCGGCGCTAGCAATGACGTCAGGGTGTTGGTCAAGATGCTCAGGGCTGAAGATGCCGAAGATCCGAAGTTCGATATTTCGAGCGCCTTCAAGGGGATCAGTGGCCTGCTTGTCGCGCCTGGTTTTGGCGACCGTGGCATCGAGGGCAAAGTGCGTTTCGTTCAGTATGCACGAGAGAACAACATTCCGTTCTTTGGTATCTGCCTCGGCATGCAGTGCGCCACCATCGAATTCGCCCGCAACATCTGTGACCTGCCCGACGCCAACTCGACCGAGTTCAACAAGCGAACACGTTTTCCGGTCATCGACCTCATGGAGCACCAGAAAAAGGTCAAGGAGAAAGGGGGAACGATGCGTCTCGGCAGCTATCCTTGTATTCTGAAGGAGGGTTCGAAAGCTCATGAGCTCTATGGCAAATTCCTTATCAATGAGCGTCATCGCCACCGGTACGAATTCAACAACCAGTTCCGCAAGCTTTTCGAAGAGAAAGGAATGATTTTTTCAGGCACCTCGCCGAACGGTGATCTGGTAGAGATCGTTGAACTGAAGAATCATCGCTGGTTCGTAGCTGTGCAGTTCCATCCCGAGCTGAAATCGCGAGTGCAGAAAGTGCATCCGCTTTTTGACGGCTTCGTTCATGCTGCCAAGGAGTTTGCACAAGGCAAGCGCCAGCTCTCTCTTGAGGTCGAAATGCCGAGGCTCAGTTCTACGGAGATGGAGAACGCAGGCTGA
- the fusA gene encoding elongation factor G, whose protein sequence is MQAVPTDQLRNIVVTGHSGTGKTMLCESLALCMGVINRLGSIEDGTTLSDYASDETERKHSLNTSLIHGVWNEKKINIIDTPGLLDFHGDVKSAMRVADTVLITVNAATGVEVGTDTVWEYTKEYYKPTMFVLTKLDADRADYNATIEALRDHFGHLVTPIQFPAEEGFGHHILIDVLLMKQIEFSPDKPGSMVISEIHDLYRKKAEVLHQQLVEAVAETDEELMNHFFEEGTLTEDELRAGIKSALVTRTFFPVFCTSPLHLIGSERLLNAIVNLCPSPIERGPEHAFCSVMNDEKLLPPDPDGSTIAFIFKTMSEPRVGEISYIRVYSGHIESGHELIDVQTGQLEKLGQVYTMLGQKKIPVDKLLAGDIGMVVKLKNSHTNDTLADKGVNCRISPIIFPEPVLSSAIVPVTQGDEEKISAGLHHLHEEDPSFAIEHDVEFNQTILKTLGETHLDIIISRLRNKFNIQVEVAPVRIPYRETIRVSASAQGKFKKQSGGRGQYGDVWIRIEPLERGSGFEFASEVVGGVVPTRYIPAVEKGLRESIAEGSLAGYPVVDLKAVVYDGSHHPVDSSEYAFKIAASMAFKAAVEKAKPLILEPIYSLTVQTPDQFTGEIVGDISSKRGRILGMDTESRFQVIKALIPQASLSTFHHALTRLTQSRARYNYTFSHYEEAPAEIANQLIAEKTAKQ, encoded by the coding sequence ATGCAAGCTGTTCCAACGGATCAATTGAGGAACATTGTCGTTACCGGCCATTCCGGCACCGGAAAAACCATGCTGTGCGAATCACTCGCCCTCTGCATGGGTGTCATCAACCGGCTCGGCAGCATAGAGGATGGCACTACCCTGTCAGATTACGCTTCCGACGAGACAGAGAGAAAGCACAGCCTGAACACCAGTCTCATCCACGGCGTATGGAACGAGAAGAAGATCAATATTATCGATACTCCAGGCCTGCTTGATTTTCACGGAGACGTCAAATCGGCCATGCGCGTTGCCGATACGGTGCTGATCACGGTCAACGCGGCCACGGGCGTGGAGGTCGGCACAGACACGGTGTGGGAGTACACCAAGGAGTACTACAAGCCGACCATGTTCGTGCTTACCAAGCTCGATGCCGATCGCGCGGATTACAACGCAACCATCGAAGCCCTGCGCGACCACTTCGGCCATCTGGTTACGCCAATCCAGTTCCCAGCCGAGGAGGGATTCGGCCACCATATCCTGATCGACGTCCTGCTGATGAAGCAGATCGAGTTCAGCCCCGACAAACCTGGCAGCATGGTGATTTCAGAAATTCATGACCTGTACCGGAAAAAGGCGGAGGTGCTTCACCAGCAACTGGTCGAAGCGGTCGCCGAAACCGACGAGGAGCTGATGAACCACTTCTTCGAAGAGGGTACGCTCACCGAAGACGAGCTTCGGGCCGGCATCAAATCGGCTCTCGTCACCCGCACCTTCTTCCCTGTTTTCTGCACCTCACCGCTCCATCTCATCGGCTCCGAACGGCTTCTGAACGCTATCGTCAACCTCTGTCCGTCGCCCATCGAGCGCGGGCCGGAACATGCGTTCTGCTCGGTGATGAACGACGAAAAGCTGCTGCCTCCCGATCCCGACGGATCGACCATTGCCTTTATTTTCAAGACCATGTCGGAACCGAGAGTGGGCGAAATCTCCTACATTCGCGTCTACTCGGGCCACATCGAGAGTGGGCACGAACTGATCGACGTCCAGACCGGTCAGCTCGAAAAGCTCGGACAGGTCTACACAATGCTGGGGCAGAAGAAGATTCCGGTTGACAAGCTGCTGGCAGGCGATATCGGCATGGTGGTCAAGCTGAAAAACTCGCACACCAACGACACGCTCGCCGACAAAGGGGTGAATTGCCGGATCAGCCCGATCATCTTTCCGGAGCCGGTACTCTCCTCGGCCATCGTGCCGGTCACGCAGGGCGACGAAGAGAAGATATCCGCCGGCTTGCACCATCTTCACGAAGAAGATCCGAGCTTCGCCATCGAGCATGATGTCGAGTTCAACCAGACCATTCTCAAAACACTTGGGGAGACGCATCTCGACATCATCATCAGTCGCCTGCGAAACAAGTTCAATATCCAGGTAGAGGTAGCGCCTGTAAGGATTCCCTATCGTGAAACCATCAGGGTAAGTGCGTCAGCGCAGGGAAAATTCAAGAAACAATCAGGCGGCCGCGGCCAGTACGGCGATGTCTGGATTCGCATCGAGCCTCTGGAGCGGGGCTCGGGCTTCGAGTTCGCCAGTGAAGTGGTCGGCGGCGTGGTCCCAACGCGCTACATCCCGGCGGTCGAAAAAGGATTGCGTGAATCGATCGCTGAGGGAAGTCTTGCCGGCTACCCCGTGGTCGATCTGAAAGCGGTGGTTTATGACGGATCGCATCATCCGGTGGACAGCTCGGAATATGCATTCAAGATCGCCGCCAGCATGGCATTCAAGGCCGCTGTCGAAAAGGCAAAACCGCTGATTCTCGAACCGATCTACTCGCTGACCGTACAAACCCCCGACCAGTTCACGGGCGAAATCGTGGGAGACATATCGAGCAAGCGGGGCAGGATTCTCGGCATGGACACTGAATCCCGATTCCAGGTCATCAAGGCGCTCATTCCACAGGCTTCACTTTCGACATTCCATCACGCACTGACAAGGCTGACCCAGAGCCGCGCTCGATACAACTATACCTTCAGCCATTACGAAGAAGCCCCGGCCGAAATAGCAAACCAGCTCATCGCGGAGAAAACCGCAAAACAGTAA
- the eno gene encoding phosphopyruvate hydratase has translation MSVITRIHARQIMDSRGNPTVEVDVHTESSFGRAAVPSGASTGVHEAVELRDKDKSVFLGKGVLKAVENVNTLINDALLGMDVTEQEAIDAKLIELDGTPNKSKLGANAILGVSLACAKAGAEYSALPLYRYIGGTTAKTLPVPMMNVLNGGAHADNTVDFQEFMIMPIGFERYSDALRCGAEVFHSLKSLLHDRGLSTAVGDEGGFAPNVESNEQAIELVIEAIGMAGYKAGAPTDRGGLGDGHVMIALDPASSEFYDAEKKKYVFKKSSGRELSSEEMASYWADWASRYPIISIEDGMAEDDWEGWKMLTDKIGGRVQLVGDDLFVTNSKRLAEGIEKGVGNSILIKVNQIGTLTETLQAIELAKRNGYTSVISHRSGETEDTTIAQIAVATNAGQIKTGSMSRSDRMAKYNELLRIEEELGSTALYPGIGAFRV, from the coding sequence ATGTCAGTCATCACCAGGATTCATGCCCGCCAGATAATGGACTCGCGAGGAAACCCGACGGTCGAGGTGGATGTTCATACTGAAAGTTCTTTTGGCCGTGCTGCGGTGCCAAGCGGCGCCTCGACGGGTGTTCACGAAGCGGTCGAGCTGAGGGACAAGGACAAGAGCGTTTTTCTCGGCAAAGGGGTGCTCAAGGCTGTCGAGAACGTCAACACCTTGATCAATGATGCTTTGCTGGGCATGGACGTGACTGAGCAGGAGGCTATCGACGCGAAGCTCATCGAGCTTGACGGTACGCCGAACAAGTCGAAACTCGGCGCGAACGCCATTCTTGGCGTTTCACTCGCCTGCGCAAAAGCTGGAGCCGAATATTCAGCCCTGCCGCTCTACCGCTACATCGGCGGAACGACGGCCAAGACCCTGCCCGTGCCGATGATGAACGTGCTCAACGGTGGCGCTCATGCTGACAATACGGTTGATTTCCAGGAGTTCATGATTATGCCGATCGGCTTCGAGCGCTATTCCGATGCGCTTCGGTGCGGAGCCGAGGTGTTTCACTCGCTCAAGTCCCTGCTACACGATCGCGGTCTGAGCACGGCGGTGGGCGACGAAGGCGGATTTGCGCCGAACGTGGAGTCCAACGAACAGGCCATCGAGCTGGTGATCGAGGCCATCGGCATGGCTGGCTACAAAGCTGGTGCGCCGACTGACAGGGGAGGCCTCGGCGATGGTCATGTCATGATCGCACTCGATCCGGCCAGCTCTGAGTTCTACGACGCCGAAAAGAAAAAGTACGTTTTCAAGAAATCCTCCGGACGCGAACTTTCGTCAGAAGAGATGGCCAGCTACTGGGCCGACTGGGCGAGCCGCTATCCGATCATCTCGATCGAAGATGGCATGGCTGAGGATGACTGGGAAGGCTGGAAGATGCTGACCGACAAGATCGGCGGCCGTGTGCAGCTTGTGGGTGATGACCTGTTCGTGACCAACAGCAAGCGCCTTGCCGAAGGTATCGAGAAGGGCGTCGGCAACTCGATTCTCATCAAGGTCAACCAGATCGGCACTCTGACCGAAACCCTTCAGGCCATCGAGCTGGCCAAGCGCAACGGCTACACCTCGGTCATCAGCCATCGCAGCGGCGAGACCGAAGACACCACCATTGCGCAGATCGCCGTGGCGACCAACGCCGGACAGATCAAGACCGGCAGCATGTCGCGCTCCGACCGCATGGCCAAGTACAACGAGCTGCTCAGAATCGAGGAAGAGCTTGGCAGCACGGCGCTCTATCCGGGCATCGGGGCCTTCCGGGTCTGA
- a CDS encoding septum formation initiator family protein, whose product MTKYLTELWDLIRLNPKKFVIRALLVLAAIGFIFGDFGLVTRISMELENRKLEKLLAEEQEKIVELRSTIKNAYQPDSVEKVARERFNFHKKGETVFIIREK is encoded by the coding sequence ATGACGAAATACCTGACGGAACTCTGGGACCTCATCCGGCTGAATCCGAAAAAGTTCGTGATTCGGGCCCTCCTTGTGCTCGCAGCCATCGGATTTATCTTCGGTGATTTTGGCTTGGTGACCCGCATTAGCATGGAGTTGGAGAACCGGAAGCTCGAAAAGCTTCTGGCCGAAGAGCAGGAGAAGATCGTTGAGCTCCGTAGTACGATCAAAAATGCCTACCAGCCCGACAGCGTCGAAAAGGTGGCTCGGGAACGCTTCAATTTCCACAAAAAAGGCGAGACGGTATTTATCATAAGGGAGAAGTGA
- the ispG gene encoding (E)-4-hydroxy-3-methylbut-2-enyl-diphosphate synthase: protein MSEERLVSGNIIDYPAPVYSYRRRVTREVPFGTIFLGGYLPIRVESMITAHTMDTAASVEQCRRLYEAGCEIIRLTVPTEKDAENLKNIREQLRRDGIDTPLVADIHFSAKAAMKAVEFVENIRINPGNYATGAKFSSKDYTDDEYRAELDKVREEFTPLVRKARSLGVSMRIGTNHGSLSDRIVSRYGNSPEGMVEAALEFSRICEDEGYYDQLFSMKSSNVRVMIQAYRLLVARADAELRYAYPLHLGVTEAGDGDEGRIKSAMGIGALLEDGLGDTIRVSLTEDPVNEVPVGFAIVKKYNDMLLVRGDRAHLPVKHVIEHERKSAGHVQLPFEPFSYSRRPSISIDGAGIPVGGDALPGVETAAHAPITDTESLRDEILARLDPGKPEDAIRSELVSVGVGSAEDISLLKALLDSLGNLREKIVVSTADTSIVPALLPLCGRVRLDIVEGETLGTGLIESLHDRNAAIEFCFIHEKSSENVPAEVLVRLAAKLKARGLQRVMLSIVSDAPLYSTRKLALELKKAGLDYPIAVRYRRLDGERSGVLIQSAIQAGTLFCDGIGDLIALETNMPASEEVSLCFNILQAARIRMSKTEFISCPGCGRTYFELEKTTALIKQRVSHLKGLKIGIMGCIVNGPGEMADADFGYVGSGKGRVSLYVGKECVEENIPEAEALERLIELIRQNGKWVDPV, encoded by the coding sequence ATGAGCGAAGAGCGTCTTGTTTCAGGCAATATCATCGATTATCCGGCGCCAGTGTACAGTTATCGCCGGCGAGTCACCAGGGAAGTCCCTTTCGGGACGATCTTCCTTGGCGGATATTTGCCGATCCGGGTGGAGTCCATGATTACCGCTCACACGATGGATACGGCGGCTTCGGTGGAGCAGTGTCGGCGTTTGTACGAGGCGGGGTGTGAAATCATCAGGTTGACCGTGCCGACCGAGAAAGATGCGGAGAATCTCAAAAACATCCGTGAGCAGCTCCGGCGGGATGGTATCGACACGCCGCTGGTGGCGGATATTCATTTTTCAGCCAAGGCGGCGATGAAGGCGGTGGAGTTCGTCGAGAACATCCGTATCAATCCCGGCAACTACGCCACCGGCGCGAAGTTTTCGAGCAAGGATTACACCGATGACGAGTATCGCGCTGAACTCGACAAGGTACGTGAGGAGTTCACGCCGCTGGTGCGAAAGGCCAGGTCGCTTGGCGTCTCCATGCGCATTGGCACCAACCACGGTTCCCTCTCCGACCGCATCGTGAGCCGCTACGGCAATTCGCCGGAGGGCATGGTCGAGGCGGCGCTCGAATTCTCCAGAATCTGCGAGGACGAAGGCTATTACGACCAGCTCTTTTCGATGAAGTCATCGAACGTCAGGGTGATGATCCAGGCCTACCGGCTGCTCGTCGCCCGTGCCGATGCGGAGCTGCGCTACGCCTACCCGCTGCATCTCGGCGTGACCGAGGCGGGTGATGGCGACGAGGGGCGCATCAAGTCGGCGATGGGCATCGGCGCTTTGCTCGAAGATGGTCTCGGTGACACTATTCGCGTGTCGCTCACCGAAGATCCGGTCAACGAGGTGCCGGTTGGTTTCGCTATCGTCAAGAAGTACAACGACATGCTGCTGGTGCGGGGCGACCGGGCGCATCTTCCGGTCAAACACGTGATTGAGCACGAGCGCAAGAGCGCCGGACATGTGCAGCTGCCGTTCGAGCCGTTCAGCTACTCGCGGCGTCCTTCCATCAGCATCGATGGTGCGGGCATACCGGTCGGAGGCGATGCCTTGCCCGGGGTTGAAACTGCTGCCCATGCGCCCATCACTGATACGGAATCGCTCCGCGACGAGATTCTCGCGAGGCTCGATCCGGGCAAGCCGGAGGATGCGATCCGCTCGGAGCTGGTCAGTGTTGGCGTCGGTAGTGCCGAAGATATTTCGTTGCTCAAGGCATTGCTCGATTCGCTGGGAAATTTGCGCGAAAAGATTGTCGTTTCGACTGCCGATACCTCGATTGTTCCGGCGTTGTTGCCGCTCTGCGGGCGAGTGCGGCTCGATATCGTCGAAGGTGAAACGCTCGGCACCGGCTTGATTGAATCGCTCCACGACAGGAACGCCGCTATCGAGTTCTGCTTTATCCACGAAAAATCTTCGGAGAATGTGCCTGCCGAGGTGCTGGTCCGTCTTGCTGCCAAGCTGAAAGCGAGAGGGTTGCAGCGGGTCATGCTCTCTATCGTTTCCGATGCACCGCTCTATTCTACCAGAAAACTCGCGCTCGAGCTGAAAAAAGCCGGGCTCGACTATCCGATTGCCGTGCGTTACCGTCGGCTCGACGGTGAGCGCTCCGGCGTGCTCATCCAGAGTGCCATTCAGGCGGGCACCTTGTTCTGCGACGGTATCGGCGACCTCATTGCGCTTGAGACGAATATGCCAGCCAGCGAAGAGGTGAGCCTTTGCTTTAACATCCTTCAGGCGGCCAGAATCAGGATGTCCAAAACCGAGTTCATCTCCTGCCCTGGATGCGGACGAACCTACTTCGAGCTTGAGAAGACCACGGCGCTCATCAAGCAGCGTGTCTCGCACCTCAAGGGGTTGAAGATCGGCATCATGGGCTGCATCGTCAACGGCCCCGGCGAAATGGCCGACGCCGATTTCGGCTACGTTGGCTCCGGTAAGGGGCGCGTCAGCCTCTACGTCGGCAAAGAGTGTGTCGAGGAGAACATCCCGGAGGCAGAGGCGCTTGAGCGGCTGATTGAGCTGATCCGGCAGAACGGCAAGTGGGTTGATCCTGTATGA
- a CDS encoding SDR family NAD(P)-dependent oxidoreductase: MSFYTLITGASTGIGRRLAEEFASMGDNLVLVARSQDKLETLAAELRRSCGIEVQVCCQDLAEVGAALKVFGFCEERGLPIDKLVNCAGFSIAGNFERMDEETFVQMVLVNMVAVAALTRRFLPAMRARRRGVVINIASLAGFQGVPGMAGYSASKAFVVNLTEALSVELQGTGVRIFAVCPSFLDNDLFYSRAGHDRSRIVTPVSSPEVVVKAVHRGLDGKQVLILPTVLDRLMVFVQRFTPRKIVVLLADIFAGARERGGSNG, translated from the coding sequence ATGAGCTTTTATACGCTGATTACGGGCGCGTCCACCGGTATCGGCCGGCGACTTGCTGAAGAGTTTGCCTCGATGGGCGACAACCTCGTGCTGGTTGCCCGCTCGCAGGATAAGCTTGAAACGCTGGCTGCGGAGTTGCGTCGCTCATGCGGTATCGAGGTGCAGGTCTGTTGCCAGGATCTTGCGGAGGTTGGCGCTGCGTTGAAGGTTTTCGGATTCTGCGAGGAGAGAGGGCTGCCCATCGATAAACTGGTCAACTGCGCCGGATTCTCCATAGCGGGCAACTTTGAGCGGATGGACGAAGAGACGTTCGTGCAGATGGTCTTGGTCAATATGGTCGCCGTGGCTGCGCTGACCCGCCGGTTTCTTCCGGCGATGCGCGCCCGCCGCCGGGGTGTGGTGATCAATATCGCTTCGCTCGCCGGATTCCAGGGTGTGCCGGGTATGGCCGGCTACTCCGCCAGCAAGGCGTTTGTGGTCAATCTGACCGAAGCGCTCTCTGTCGAGCTTCAGGGCACTGGCGTCCGAATCTTCGCCGTCTGTCCCAGCTTTCTCGACAACGATCTCTTTTACAGCCGTGCCGGTCATGACCGGAGCCGCATCGTCACGCCGGTTTCCAGTCCGGAGGTGGTCGTGAAGGCCGTCCACCGCGGACTCGACGGAAAACAGGTGCTGATTCTGCCGACCGTTCTGGATCGTCTCATGGTTTTTGTCCAGCGTTTCACACCACGGAAAATCGTGGTGTTGCTGGCCGATATCTTCGCCGGAGCCAGGGAGAGGGGGGGGAGTAATGGGTGA
- the secE gene encoding preprotein translocase subunit SecE, whose product MKKYIEKVDKYYRDVVGEMRKVSWPTREEVKDMTIVVLTVSGILALFTFVVDWVISTVMGKLL is encoded by the coding sequence ATGAAGAAATATATCGAGAAGGTTGATAAGTACTATCGTGATGTTGTTGGCGAGATGCGCAAGGTGTCGTGGCCGACAAGGGAGGAGGTGAAGGATATGACGATTGTTGTGTTGACGGTTTCAGGTATTCTTGCCTTGTTTACCTTTGTGGTGGATTGGGTCATCAGTACGGTGATGGGGAAATTATTGTAA
- the nusG gene encoding transcription termination/antitermination protein NusG produces MSAKKKVVKEQHPPQLHWYALRIYSGHERKVKESIEMEVERCGLSESIKQVYIPYERFVEVKNGKKRSLTKNAFPGYVLIEAVLDKQTRNLIMDIPSVMGFLGVDDNPTPLRPDEVEKILVPGGAIEHRAVVEAPFKVGDSVKVIDGPFSSLTGIVHEVCTERMKVKVMINFFGRSTPTELDFSQVKPVSQ; encoded by the coding sequence ATGAGCGCCAAAAAAAAGGTGGTGAAAGAACAGCATCCCCCGCAACTTCATTGGTACGCTCTCAGGATCTATTCTGGCCATGAGCGCAAGGTCAAAGAGAGTATCGAGATGGAGGTCGAGCGATGCGGTCTTTCCGAAAGCATCAAGCAGGTTTACATCCCCTACGAACGTTTCGTCGAGGTTAAAAACGGCAAAAAGCGCAGTCTGACCAAGAACGCTTTTCCCGGCTACGTGCTGATCGAAGCCGTGCTCGACAAGCAGACCCGAAACCTGATCATGGATATTCCGTCGGTCATGGGCTTTCTCGGCGTCGATGATAATCCCACTCCTTTGCGTCCCGATGAGGTAGAGAAGATTCTCGTCCCCGGTGGAGCGATCGAGCACCGTGCGGTGGTTGAAGCTCCTTTCAAGGTCGGCGATTCGGTCAAGGTGATAGATGGGCCATTCAGCTCGCTGACCGGGATCGTGCACGAGGTCTGCACCGAGCGGATGAAAGTCAAGGTCATGATCAACTTCTTCGGCAGGAGCACCCCGACCGAACTCGATTTTTCCCAGGTCAAGCCCGTTTCGCAATAA
- the rplK gene encoding 50S ribosomal protein L11, with translation MAKKITGFIKLQIPAGGANPAPPVGPALGQKGVNIMEFCKQFNAKTQSEAGMIIPVVITVYSDKSFTFVTKTPPAAVLLLKEAKLQKGSGEPNRNKVGTVTMDQVRKIAELKRPDLNSIDLEGATQMVIGTARSMGIVVEG, from the coding sequence ATGGCAAAAAAGATAACAGGGTTCATCAAGTTGCAAATTCCTGCAGGAGGCGCCAATCCTGCACCCCCCGTCGGTCCGGCGCTTGGTCAGAAGGGTGTGAATATCATGGAGTTCTGCAAGCAGTTCAACGCCAAAACGCAGTCTGAGGCTGGTATGATCATCCCTGTGGTGATCACGGTTTACTCCGACAAGTCTTTCACCTTTGTCACCAAAACGCCGCCTGCCGCCGTGCTCCTGCTCAAGGAGGCCAAGCTGCAAAAGGGTTCCGGCGAGCCGAACCGCAACAAGGTCGGTACGGTCACGATGGATCAGGTGCGCAAGATCGCCGAGCTGAAGAGGCCCGATCTGAACTCCATCGATCTCGAAGGTGCGACCCAGATGGTTATAGGCACGGCCCGCAGCATGGGTATCGTCGTCGAGGGCTGA
- the rplA gene encoding 50S ribosomal protein L1, which yields MAGKNYRNASAKVNRAQEYELAEAIEKVKEITTTKFDATVDVAIKLGVDPRHADQVVRGTVMLPYGTGKTVSVLVVCKENKAEEAREAGADFVGFEDYIEKIQNGWTDVDVIVATPDVMGQLGKVARILGPRGLMPNPKSGTVTMDVAKAVKEVKAGKIEFRVDKAGNIHAPVGKVSFDSANLAGNITSFIKEVVRLKPSAAKGQYLQGITISSTMSPGVKVKKDKFVA from the coding sequence ATGGCAGGAAAGAATTACAGAAACGCAAGTGCAAAGGTGAACCGCGCTCAAGAGTATGAGCTCGCGGAAGCCATCGAGAAGGTTAAGGAGATCACCACCACCAAATTCGACGCCACGGTCGATGTTGCCATAAAGCTCGGGGTCGATCCCCGTCATGCCGATCAGGTCGTTCGTGGAACGGTCATGCTTCCTTACGGCACGGGTAAAACCGTTTCCGTCCTGGTTGTCTGCAAAGAGAACAAGGCGGAAGAGGCTCGCGAGGCTGGCGCTGATTTCGTTGGTTTCGAAGACTATATCGAGAAAATCCAGAACGGCTGGACCGATGTCGATGTGATCGTTGCGACTCCCGACGTTATGGGCCAGCTCGGCAAGGTTGCCCGAATCCTCGGCCCTCGCGGCCTGATGCCGAACCCGAAATCGGGTACGGTCACGATGGATGTCGCCAAAGCCGTCAAGGAGGTCAAGGCAGGTAAAATCGAGTTCAGGGTCGACAAAGCGGGCAACATCCACGCTCCGGTCGGCAAAGTTTCCTTCGATAGTGCAAACCTTGCTGGTAATATCACCAGCTTCATCAAAGAGGTCGTTCGCCTGAAGCCGTCGGCTGCAAAAGGTCAGTACCTCCAGGGGATCACCATTTCGAGCACCATGTCCCCCGGCGTGAAGGTGAAGAAGGATAAATTTGTTGCCTAA